ATGACTTTCTCTCTTTTTCTAAGCTGCATATTTATATTTTCAATAGAGTTAGTAGTTCGTATATTCTTATGGTGTTGTGCTGGAAATCTATAAAACTGTGTGGCATCTTCGAAGCCCTGATCTAATATATTTAAAGCTTCTGAATACTTAGGATTATTTTCATACTTAGTTACAAATTCATTTTTACTTTCAAGCGCATGTTGATATGTAGGAGCTTGAAAAATAGATTTAAGTAATGTTCTTGCCTCTTGTGAATTCTTTTTTGGGAATCTTTCAATGATGTTTTTAAGAAGATGAAATGTACAACGTTGCCAAGTTGAATCTATAAATTGTGATTTAATAGACTTAATAAGACCAGAATGTGCATCAGAAATAATGAGCTCAGGAGTTGTGAGGCCACGCATTCTTAAATCTTCAAAGAACTCAGACCAAGCCTGTTCAGATTCTTGATTAGAAATTTTAAAACCAATAATTTCACGTCTTTTAAGTTCATTTACTCCCATAGCTATATAAACGCCTTTAGAAACTATTTTATTATTCTCTCTAACTTTAATATGCATGGCATCAACAAATACATATCTGTACTGATGACTAGTAATAGGTCTACTCGACCACTTTTGAATATCGGGGTCAATATTTTTCATAACTTCTGAAATCGTAGATTTCGAAACAGATTTACCTGCCAGAGCCTCTACAATTTTCGTGATGTTTCTAGTTGAAACGCCATTAATATAAGCTTCTATCATCGCTAAAATCAGTGATTGATCAGAGCGAGAATATTGATCAAAAACTTCAGTTGTAAATT
Above is a genomic segment from Dysgonomonas mossii containing:
- a CDS encoding IS256 family transposase, which gives rise to FTTEVFDQYSRSDQSLILAMIEAYINGVSTRNITKIVEALAGKSVSKSTISEVMKNIDPDIQKWSSRPITSHQYRYVFVDAMHIKVRENNKIVSKGVYIAMGVNELKRREIIGFKISNQESEQAWSEFFEDLRMRGLTTPELIISDAHSGLIKSIKSQFIDSTWQRCTFHLLKNIIERFPKKNSQEARTLLKSIFQAPTYQHALESKNEFVTKYENNPKYSEALNILDQGFEDATQFYRFPAQHHKNIRTTNSIENINMQLRKREKVIKTFPNLDSAFRLIGALLMDIQENLDNAKRPFIP